In one window of Duganella dendranthematis DNA:
- the lpxB gene encoding lipid-A-disaccharide synthase → MASSADTPLSLALVAGEPSGDMLAARLLSGLRPHLPDARFHGIGGPQMMAQGFESHWPMDQLTVRGLLPVLLRYRELKGIQSALRDQLLADRPAAFIGADYPGFNLGLEMQLKDAGIPTVHYIGPQIWAWRGGRIKKIIKAVSHMLVVFPFEEEIYKKAGVPVSYVGHPLAELIPLAPDEGAARRALGLPEDANVVTVMPGSRMSEIKYNTVAFVQAARLLKIRDRSLKFVVPMAGERQRAYFLELIAQAGLQDIELQLLDGQSHTAIAAADAVMVASGTASLEVALFKKPMVIAYKMAELEWQILRHFGYQPWIGMPNILAREFLVPELLQHAASPEALAEAMWKQLSDAPHRLMLAQRFTDMHHSLLRNSAEESAAAVLQVIERSK, encoded by the coding sequence GTGGCATCGTCCGCTGACACGCCGCTGTCCCTGGCCCTGGTGGCCGGCGAGCCGTCCGGCGACATGCTGGCGGCTCGTTTGCTTTCGGGCCTGCGTCCGCACCTGCCTGACGCGCGCTTCCACGGCATCGGCGGACCGCAGATGATGGCGCAGGGCTTCGAGTCGCACTGGCCGATGGACCAGCTGACCGTACGCGGCCTGCTGCCGGTGCTGCTGCGCTACCGCGAACTGAAAGGCATCCAGAGCGCGCTGCGCGACCAGTTGCTGGCCGACCGGCCGGCGGCCTTCATCGGCGCCGACTATCCGGGCTTTAATCTCGGGCTGGAAATGCAGCTGAAGGACGCCGGCATTCCGACCGTGCATTACATCGGGCCGCAGATCTGGGCCTGGCGCGGTGGCCGTATCAAGAAGATCATCAAGGCGGTGTCGCACATGCTGGTAGTCTTCCCGTTCGAGGAAGAGATTTATAAAAAGGCCGGCGTGCCGGTCAGCTATGTCGGCCATCCGCTTGCCGAACTGATTCCGCTGGCGCCGGACGAAGGCGCCGCGCGGCGCGCGCTCGGTTTGCCGGAAGACGCCAATGTGGTCACCGTCATGCCGGGCAGCCGCATGTCGGAGATCAAGTACAACACCGTGGCCTTTGTGCAGGCGGCCCGGCTGCTGAAAATCCGCGACCGCTCCTTGAAGTTTGTCGTGCCGATGGCCGGCGAACGCCAGCGCGCTTACTTCCTTGAGCTGATCGCGCAAGCGGGCTTGCAGGACATCGAACTGCAACTGCTGGACGGCCAGTCGCACACCGCGATTGCGGCGGCCGATGCGGTGATGGTGGCCTCCGGCACAGCGTCGCTGGAAGTGGCGCTGTTCAAGAAGCCGATGGTCATCGCCTACAAGATGGCGGAACTGGAATGGCAGATCCTGCGCCACTTCGGCTACCAGCCGTGGATCGGCATGCCGAATATCCTGGCGCGCGAATTCCTGGTGCCGGAACTGCTGCAGCACGCCGCCAGCCCGGAAGCGCTGGCGGAAGCGATGTGGAAGCAGCTGAGCGACGCGCCGCACCGGCTGATGCTGGCGCAGCGCTTCACCGACATGCATCACAGCCTGCTGCGCAACAGCGCGGAGGAGAGCGCGGCGGCGGTGCTCCAAGTTATAGAAAGATCAAAGTGA
- the ppsR gene encoding posphoenolpyruvate synthetase regulatory kinase/phosphorylase PpsR: MTQEQRPPLPSAARTVFFVSDGTGITAETFGHSVLTQFELRFRQVRLPFIDTLDKAYDALRKINEAFENDGHRPIVFSTLVHTELSDVIRKCKGMYMDMFQTFVAPLEQELGVKSTHTIGRSHNIVDSEEYKNRIEAINFSLAHDDGQSHKNLAEADVILVGVSRSGKTPTSLYLAMQYGIKAANYPLIPEDFERGRLPSSLYEFKTKIFGLTITPERLSEIRNERRAGSKYASLENCRYEVNEAEAMMKREGIRWLSSTTKSIEEISTTILQEIKPDRREY, translated from the coding sequence ATGACACAAGAACAACGACCACCCCTGCCGTCCGCCGCCCGCACCGTCTTTTTTGTTTCCGACGGGACCGGGATTACTGCGGAAACCTTCGGTCATTCGGTACTGACCCAGTTCGAATTGCGCTTCCGCCAGGTGCGGCTGCCGTTCATCGATACGCTGGACAAGGCTTACGACGCGCTGCGCAAAATCAACGAGGCGTTTGAAAACGATGGTCATCGGCCGATCGTGTTTTCGACTTTGGTGCACACCGAGCTGTCGGACGTGATCCGCAAGTGCAAGGGCATGTATATGGACATGTTCCAGACATTCGTTGCCCCACTGGAACAAGAACTAGGCGTCAAGTCGACGCACACGATTGGCCGCTCGCACAACATCGTCGATAGCGAGGAGTACAAAAACCGCATCGAGGCGATTAACTTCTCGCTGGCGCACGATGACGGGCAGTCGCATAAGAATCTGGCCGAGGCGGATGTGATCCTGGTCGGCGTGTCGCGCTCGGGCAAGACGCCAACCAGCTTGTATCTGGCGATGCAATATGGGATCAAGGCGGCCAACTATCCGCTGATTCCCGAAGATTTTGAGCGCGGCCGGCTGCCGTCGTCGCTGTATGAGTTCAAGACCAAGATTTTTGGGCTGACCATTACGCCGGAGCGGCTGTCCGAGATTCGCAATGAGCGGCGCGCGGGCAGCAAGTATGCATCGCTGGAAAACTGCCGCTATGAGGTCAACGAGGCCGAGGCGATGATGAAGCGCGAAGGTATTCGGTGGCTGTCGTCCACCACCAAATCGATCGAAGAGATTTCGACGACGATCCTGCAGGAGATTAAGCCGGATCGCCGCGAGTATTGA
- a CDS encoding TrmH family RNA methyltransferase encodes MKTITSRDNAQYKELVKLAGSQSARRKAGRTLLDGVHLCQSFLQLRGMPEQCVVSESALQNPEVMEIVGQLEAQRAHVLALPDALYNGISQVEHGVGVMFSIATPEREVTAPVSVSAVLLDGVQDPGNVGSILRSAAAAGVTQVYCSAGTAFCWSPKVLRAAMGAHFVLDIFENVDLADLVRNAKVQTLATSGYATQRLYDVDLRTPTAWLFGHEGQGVADDLLSMATHQVVIPHLGQVESLNVAACAAVCFFEQVRQNLT; translated from the coding sequence GTGAAGACGATTACCTCGCGCGACAACGCGCAATACAAGGAGCTGGTCAAGCTGGCCGGCAGCCAGTCGGCGCGCCGCAAGGCCGGCCGCACGCTGCTCGACGGCGTGCACCTGTGCCAATCGTTCCTGCAGCTGCGCGGCATGCCGGAGCAGTGCGTGGTCAGCGAAAGCGCATTGCAAAATCCGGAAGTGATGGAGATCGTCGGCCAGCTGGAAGCGCAACGCGCGCACGTGCTGGCGCTGCCGGATGCGCTGTACAACGGCATCAGCCAGGTCGAACACGGCGTCGGCGTGATGTTCTCGATCGCCACGCCGGAACGCGAGGTGACGGCGCCGGTGAGCGTATCTGCGGTGCTGCTGGACGGCGTGCAGGACCCCGGCAACGTCGGCTCCATCCTGCGCAGCGCGGCGGCGGCGGGCGTGACGCAAGTGTATTGCAGCGCCGGTACCGCATTCTGCTGGTCGCCGAAAGTGCTGCGCGCCGCAATGGGCGCGCACTTCGTGCTGGATATTTTTGAAAACGTCGACCTGGCGGACCTGGTCCGCAACGCCAAGGTGCAGACGCTGGCCACCAGCGGCTATGCGACCCAGCGCCTGTACGACGTCGACCTGCGCACGCCGACCGCCTGGCTGTTCGGCCACGAAGGCCAGGGCGTGGCGGACGATTTGCTGTCCATGGCCACCCACCAGGTGGTGATCCCGCACCTGGGACAGGTGGAATCGCTCAACGTGGCCGCCTGCGCGGCAGTATGCTTTTTCGAGCAAGTCAGGCAGAATCTGACGTAA
- the fabZ gene encoding 3-hydroxyacyl-ACP dehydratase FabZ produces the protein MTTTPDTAAAKTMDICEIKAYLPHRYPMLLVDRVLAYEENKSITAIKNVTVNEEFFNGHFPHKPVMPGVLMIEAMAQTAALLSFKTMGIKPDENSVVYFVGIDGARFKRPVGPGDQLKMDIEILRVARGIWKYKAVGSVDGQVAVEAELMCTIRSTSDASQPAAGQ, from the coding sequence ATGACCACTACCCCAGACACCGCCGCCGCCAAGACCATGGATATCTGCGAGATCAAGGCCTACCTGCCGCACCGCTATCCGATGCTGCTGGTCGACCGCGTGCTCGCGTACGAAGAGAACAAGTCCATCACCGCCATCAAGAACGTGACCGTCAACGAAGAATTCTTCAACGGCCACTTCCCGCACAAGCCGGTCATGCCCGGCGTGCTGATGATCGAAGCGATGGCGCAGACGGCGGCGCTGCTGTCGTTCAAGACCATGGGCATCAAGCCCGATGAGAACTCGGTGGTGTACTTCGTCGGCATCGACGGCGCGCGCTTCAAGCGTCCGGTCGGTCCTGGCGACCAGCTGAAAATGGACATCGAGATCCTGCGCGTCGCGCGCGGCATCTGGAAATACAAGGCGGTCGGCTCGGTCGACGGCCAGGTGGCGGTGGAAGCGGAACTGATGTGCACCATCCGCAGCACCAGCGACGCCTCGCAGCCAGCCGCAGGACAGTAA
- a CDS encoding EAL domain-containing response regulator has translation MDIAQLHFLVAEGDQVQRHALADILVHLGVGRITQAPDGHTALRHFSAGITPPVDIAIIDLALPGMDALELIRRLGEAHCKAGVIVVGAQTNAVLFSVETMADAYGVNVLGAIGKPVIGSRLVALIQNFLQPSEAHALHEAPPTLSFTQVGQGLQNREFDPYFQPKIELETGQVKGLEMFARWRHPLYGVLGPASFMPALEEARRVDFLDWTMIEKSVLACRKLHDLGVPISVSINVDHSTLAHPQFMDQISSCLERHQIMSDYITFEMTESAVLSTDAHFLERLLRLRMKGFGLAIDDYGTGRSNLQLLARIPFSELKIDRSFVDGASKRAPIGTVLRSCLNLARSLDRRSVAVGVETKQDWDFLQGLGCTYAQGYYIAKPMPVEDFPAWLADWQHFF, from the coding sequence ATGGATATCGCGCAGTTGCACTTTCTGGTAGCCGAAGGGGATCAGGTTCAACGCCATGCGCTGGCCGATATCCTGGTGCACCTCGGTGTTGGGCGGATCACGCAGGCGCCGGACGGCCACACGGCGCTGCGCCACTTCAGCGCAGGCATCACGCCGCCGGTGGACATCGCCATCATCGATCTGGCCTTGCCGGGCATGGATGCGCTGGAATTGATACGCCGCCTTGGCGAAGCGCACTGCAAGGCCGGCGTGATCGTGGTCGGCGCGCAGACCAATGCGGTGCTGTTCTCGGTGGAGACGATGGCCGACGCGTATGGCGTCAACGTGCTGGGCGCGATCGGCAAACCGGTGATCGGCAGCCGGCTGGTAGCGCTGATCCAGAACTTTCTGCAACCGTCGGAAGCGCACGCCTTGCACGAGGCGCCGCCGACGCTGTCGTTCACGCAAGTGGGGCAGGGCTTGCAGAACCGCGAATTCGATCCCTACTTCCAACCCAAGATTGAGCTGGAAACCGGGCAGGTAAAAGGCCTGGAGATGTTCGCCCGCTGGCGCCATCCGCTGTATGGCGTTCTGGGACCGGCATCCTTCATGCCGGCGCTGGAAGAGGCGCGGCGCGTGGACTTCCTCGACTGGACCATGATCGAAAAATCGGTGCTCGCATGCCGCAAGCTGCACGACCTGGGCGTCCCGATCTCGGTGTCCATCAACGTGGACCACAGCACGCTGGCGCACCCGCAATTCATGGACCAGATCAGCTCCTGCCTGGAGCGCCACCAGATCATGTCCGACTACATTACCTTCGAGATGACCGAATCGGCGGTGCTGAGCACCGATGCACATTTCCTCGAACGCCTGCTGCGCTTGCGGATGAAAGGTTTCGGCCTGGCCATCGACGATTACGGGACTGGCCGCAGCAACCTGCAACTGCTGGCGCGCATTCCGTTTTCCGAACTGAAGATCGACCGCAGCTTCGTTGACGGCGCCTCCAAGCGCGCGCCTATCGGCACCGTGCTGCGCTCCTGCCTGAATCTGGCGCGCAGCCTGGATCGCCGTTCGGTGGCGGTCGGTGTCGAGACCAAGCAGGATTGGGACTTCCTGCAAGGCCTGGGCTGCACCTACGCCCAGGGCTACTACATCGCCAAGCCGATGCCGGTGGAAGACTTCCCGGCCTGGCTGGCCGACTGGCAGCATTTCTTCTGA
- a CDS encoding catalase — translation MAKRKSNGGALDGAGSILSTVAGPAVAPHPSRLGPPTPIADQLLEKVTGDEKLAAEMPFNPTKPLEYGEAAYTPHAGATHAPPTPIATASTSTEIVGSEKVGDGQPDIGDNAINRPLDRVRVDDTGRELTTNQGVPVADNQNSLKAGLRGPTLMEDFILREKITHFDHERIPERVVHARGSAAHGYFESYEDLRGLTRAAPFAAAGKRTPVFVRFSTVAGERGSADTVRDVRGFAVKFYTDDGNWDLVGNNIPVFFIQDAMKFPDLIHSVKPEPHNGMPQAASAHDTFWDFASLSPEIAHMLLWHTSDRAIPRSYRMMQGFGVHTFRLVNDKGESVFCKFHWTPMAGTHSLVWDEAARLAGADPDYHRRDLWEAIDAGQFPEWELGLQVFTEEQAAQFPFDILDPTKIVPEEMVALRAVGKLVLDRNPDNFFAETEQVAFCAAHVVPGIDFTNDPLLQGRIHSYIDTQISRLGGANFHEIPINTPVAQIHNNQRDGLHRQQINRGRVSYEPNSLAGGCPFQAGARGFVSVPEVSQGREVRGKPELFADHYSQARLFWISQSVTEQRHIINAFRFELTRVQTPAVRKRVMALLANVDAALVAGVAEGLGMEVPPPLPLATDRPPYDYPASPSLSLFARPGNAGIRTRRVALLVWPGVDGAQTRKLYAALLDQGAVPRLVGQKIGALASYTDAPLDVEISFETGPSVLWDGVMIPDCADARDALSRDANVLEFVKLQYRHGKPLLALGSGAELLKAARIPRKLPHGVPDPGVIMVESSDAAEGLNRFVSVLGQQRIYARETDSARV, via the coding sequence ATGGCTAAACGTAAATCCAACGGCGGCGCGCTGGACGGCGCCGGTTCCATCCTGAGCACAGTCGCCGGACCGGCCGTCGCGCCGCATCCGTCGCGCCTCGGGCCACCCACTCCGATTGCAGACCAGTTGCTGGAGAAAGTCACCGGCGACGAGAAGCTTGCCGCCGAGATGCCGTTCAATCCCACCAAACCGCTGGAGTATGGCGAAGCGGCCTACACGCCGCATGCCGGGGCCACCCACGCGCCGCCGACGCCCATCGCCACCGCCAGCACCAGTACCGAAATCGTTGGTTCGGAGAAGGTCGGCGACGGCCAGCCGGACATCGGCGACAACGCCATCAACCGCCCGCTGGACCGGGTGCGCGTCGATGACACTGGCCGCGAACTGACCACCAACCAGGGCGTACCGGTAGCCGACAACCAGAACTCCCTGAAAGCCGGCCTGCGCGGCCCGACGCTGATGGAGGACTTCATCCTGCGCGAGAAGATCACCCACTTCGACCACGAACGCATTCCGGAGCGCGTGGTGCACGCGCGCGGCTCGGCGGCCCATGGTTATTTTGAAAGCTACGAGGATCTGCGCGGCCTCACGCGCGCCGCGCCGTTTGCCGCCGCCGGCAAGCGCACGCCGGTGTTCGTGCGCTTTTCCACCGTTGCTGGCGAGCGTGGTTCCGCCGATACCGTGCGCGATGTGCGCGGCTTCGCGGTCAAGTTCTACACCGACGACGGCAACTGGGATCTGGTCGGGAACAATATTCCCGTCTTCTTCATCCAGGATGCGATGAAGTTCCCGGACCTGATCCACTCGGTCAAGCCGGAACCGCACAACGGCATGCCGCAGGCGGCCAGCGCGCACGACACGTTCTGGGATTTCGCCTCGCTCAGTCCCGAAATCGCGCACATGCTGTTGTGGCATACGTCCGACCGCGCCATCCCGCGCAGCTACCGCATGATGCAGGGCTTCGGCGTGCACACCTTCCGGCTGGTGAACGACAAGGGCGAATCGGTGTTCTGCAAATTCCACTGGACGCCGATGGCGGGTACTCATTCGCTGGTGTGGGACGAGGCGGCGCGGCTGGCGGGCGCCGATCCGGACTATCACCGGCGCGATTTGTGGGAAGCCATCGACGCCGGCCAGTTTCCGGAGTGGGAGCTGGGCCTGCAAGTCTTCACCGAAGAACAGGCGGCGCAATTCCCCTTCGATATCCTTGACCCGACCAAGATCGTGCCGGAGGAGATGGTGGCGCTGCGCGCGGTCGGCAAGCTGGTACTGGACCGCAATCCGGACAACTTCTTTGCCGAGACCGAGCAGGTGGCATTCTGCGCGGCGCATGTGGTGCCGGGCATCGACTTCACCAACGACCCGCTGCTGCAAGGCCGTATTCATTCCTACATCGATACCCAGATCAGCCGCCTGGGTGGCGCCAATTTCCACGAGATCCCGATCAACACGCCGGTGGCGCAGATTCATAACAACCAGCGCGATGGGTTGCATCGCCAGCAGATCAACCGAGGTCGGGTCAGTTACGAGCCCAATTCGCTGGCGGGCGGCTGTCCGTTCCAGGCTGGCGCGCGTGGCTTTGTCAGCGTGCCCGAGGTGTCGCAAGGCAGGGAGGTGCGCGGCAAGCCGGAGCTGTTTGCCGACCACTACTCGCAGGCGCGCCTGTTCTGGATCAGCCAGAGCGTGACCGAGCAGCGGCACATCATCAACGCCTTCCGCTTCGAGTTGACGCGGGTGCAGACGCCGGCCGTGCGCAAGCGCGTGATGGCACTGCTGGCCAATGTCGACGCGGCGCTGGTAGCGGGCGTGGCCGAAGGCCTGGGCATGGAGGTGCCGCCGCCGCTGCCGCTGGCCACAGACCGGCCGCCATACGATTATCCGGCGTCGCCATCGTTGTCGCTGTTTGCGCGGCCGGGCAACGCCGGCATTCGCACGCGGCGCGTGGCGCTGCTGGTGTGGCCTGGCGTGGACGGGGCGCAGACGCGCAAGCTGTATGCGGCGTTGCTGGATCAGGGCGCGGTGCCGCGTCTGGTGGGCCAGAAGATAGGCGCGCTGGCGTCGTACACCGATGCGCCGCTGGACGTCGAGATCAGTTTCGAGACCGGGCCGTCCGTGCTGTGGGATGGCGTGATGATTCCCGATTGCGCCGACGCGCGCGACGCCTTGAGCCGCGATGCAAATGTGCTGGAGTTTGTGAAGCTGCAGTACCGGCACGGCAAGCCGCTGCTGGCGTTGGGCAGCGGCGCCGAACTGCTGAAGGCGGCCAGGATCCCGCGCAAGCTGCCGCATGGCGTGCCGGACCCCGGCGTGATCATGGTGGAGTCCAGCGACGCAGCGGAGGGGCTGAACCGCTTTGTGTCAGTGCTGGGCCAGCAGCGCATCTACGCGCGCGAGACCGATTCCGCGCGCGTCTAA
- the lpxA gene encoding acyl-ACP--UDP-N-acetylglucosamine O-acyltransferase: MAKIHATAVVDSKAELHDSVEIGPYSVVGPNVVIGSGTVVGPHVVIEGHTTIGSDNKFFQFSSIGAAPQDKKWSGEPTRLTIGDRNTIREFCTFNTGTVQDKGVTSLGNDNWISAYVHLAHDCVVGSNTIFSNNAQIAGHVEIGDWVIMSGFANVHQFCKIGAHAFVGMSTSLTQDVPPFVLLNGNPASAHGVNIEGLKRRGFSREQINGIRAAYKIIYRSGHTLEEAKAALIAEEATVPADVALHMRAMREFLDTASRGIVR; this comes from the coding sequence ATGGCCAAGATACACGCCACCGCTGTCGTTGACAGCAAGGCCGAACTGCACGACAGCGTGGAGATCGGCCCGTATTCCGTGGTCGGCCCGAACGTCGTCATCGGTTCCGGCACGGTGGTCGGCCCGCATGTGGTGATCGAAGGCCACACGACCATCGGCAGCGACAACAAGTTCTTCCAGTTCTCGTCGATCGGCGCCGCGCCGCAGGACAAGAAGTGGAGCGGCGAGCCGACCCGCCTGACCATCGGCGACCGCAACACCATTCGCGAATTCTGCACCTTCAATACCGGCACGGTGCAGGACAAGGGCGTGACCTCGCTCGGCAACGACAACTGGATTTCGGCTTACGTCCACCTGGCGCATGACTGCGTAGTGGGCAGCAACACGATCTTCTCGAACAACGCGCAGATCGCCGGCCACGTGGAAATCGGCGACTGGGTGATCATGAGCGGCTTCGCCAACGTGCACCAGTTCTGCAAGATCGGCGCCCACGCGTTTGTCGGCATGAGCACCTCGCTGACGCAGGACGTGCCGCCGTTCGTGCTGTTGAACGGTAACCCGGCATCGGCGCATGGCGTCAATATCGAAGGCCTGAAACGCCGCGGCTTCTCGCGTGAGCAGATCAATGGCATCCGCGCGGCCTACAAGATCATCTACCGCTCCGGCCACACGCTGGAAGAAGCCAAGGCGGCGCTGATTGCGGAAGAAGCCACCGTGCCGGCCGACGTCGCGCTGCACATGCGCGCCATGCGTGAATTCCTCGATACCGCGAGCCGTGGCATCGTCCGCTGA
- the lpxD gene encoding UDP-3-O-(3-hydroxymyristoyl)glucosamine N-acyltransferase: MGTRLGALVERLGGQLVGDANLEVSGIAPLADAGVSHISFLSNSKLRAEALQSKAAALIVSAADDAFIAAGYHGARIVVPNPYVYFARAAQYFESLTAIVPPAGVHASAVVSDSAQVAASAHIGARAVIEDGAVIGEHAVIGAGCYVGREAVVGEGTQFFANVTFHARCQIGKRGIIHSGAVIGTDGFGFANEGGVYIKIPQTGRVMIGDDVDIGANTTIDRGALADTIIEDGVKLDNQIQIGHNCHIGAHTAMAGCVGVAGSAKIGKYCTFGGAAMVLGHLTIVDKVHVGSGSMVSRSILEPGQYTGFYPLAKNADWEKSAAIVRNLSAMRDKIRALEKTIKTRTENES, from the coding sequence ATGGGCACTCGACTAGGAGCATTGGTCGAACGCTTGGGCGGACAGCTGGTCGGCGATGCGAACCTGGAAGTCTCCGGGATCGCGCCACTGGCCGATGCCGGCGTTTCGCACATCAGCTTTCTCAGTAATAGCAAACTGCGCGCCGAGGCGTTGCAGAGCAAGGCGGCGGCACTGATTGTGTCGGCCGCCGATGACGCATTTATCGCCGCCGGCTACCACGGCGCGCGCATCGTCGTCCCAAATCCGTATGTGTACTTCGCCCGCGCGGCGCAGTATTTCGAATCCCTGACGGCGATCGTGCCGCCGGCCGGCGTGCATGCGTCGGCGGTGGTTTCCGACAGCGCGCAGGTGGCGGCATCGGCCCACATCGGCGCGCGCGCGGTGATCGAAGACGGCGCCGTGATCGGCGAGCACGCGGTGATCGGCGCCGGCTGCTATGTCGGCCGTGAGGCGGTGGTGGGCGAGGGCACGCAGTTCTTCGCCAACGTCACCTTCCACGCGCGCTGCCAGATCGGCAAGCGCGGCATCATTCATTCGGGCGCGGTGATCGGCACCGACGGCTTTGGCTTTGCCAACGAGGGCGGCGTCTACATCAAGATTCCGCAGACCGGGCGCGTGATGATCGGCGATGACGTCGACATCGGCGCCAACACCACCATCGACCGCGGCGCGCTGGCCGATACGATCATCGAAGACGGCGTCAAGCTGGATAACCAGATCCAGATCGGCCATAACTGCCATATCGGCGCGCACACGGCGATGGCCGGCTGCGTCGGCGTGGCCGGCAGCGCCAAGATCGGCAAATACTGCACTTTCGGCGGCGCCGCCATGGTGCTGGGCCACCTGACCATCGTCGACAAGGTGCACGTGGGCTCGGGCTCGATGGTGTCGCGCTCGATTCTGGAACCTGGCCAGTACACCGGCTTCTACCCGCTGGCGAAAAACGCCGACTGGGAAAAATCGGCGGCGATTGTCCGCAATTTGTCCGCCATGCGCGATAAAATCCGCGCGCTGGAAAAAACCATTAAAACACGAACTGAAAACGAATCATGA
- the rnhB gene encoding ribonuclease HII — protein sequence MNNQNLGLFDDLPASPDEIICGVDEAGRGPLAGPVFAAAVILDVSRPIEGLRDSKKLTEAKRDMLVPLIKQHALAWAIAEASEEEIDKLNILQASMLAMRRAVEALSTVPTLALIDGNRCPVMKIQSIAVIGGDDKVDAISAASILAKTARDAALVLLHERYPEYCFDQHKGYGTALHLERLRAHGPSPVHRRSFAPVRALLEVSL from the coding sequence GTGAATAACCAAAACCTCGGCCTGTTTGACGACCTGCCGGCATCGCCCGACGAAATCATCTGCGGCGTGGACGAAGCGGGCCGCGGCCCGCTGGCCGGCCCGGTGTTCGCGGCTGCCGTCATCCTCGACGTGTCGCGCCCTATTGAGGGATTGCGCGATTCGAAAAAGCTGACCGAAGCCAAACGCGACATGCTGGTGCCGCTGATCAAGCAACACGCGCTGGCGTGGGCGATCGCCGAAGCGTCGGAAGAAGAAATCGACAAACTGAATATTCTGCAGGCGTCGATGCTGGCCATGCGCCGCGCGGTGGAAGCGCTGAGCACCGTGCCGACGCTGGCCCTGATCGACGGCAATCGCTGCCCGGTCATGAAGATCCAGAGCATCGCCGTCATCGGCGGCGACGACAAGGTGGACGCCATCTCGGCCGCCTCAATCCTGGCCAAGACCGCGCGCGACGCCGCGCTGGTGCTGCTTCACGAGCGCTATCCGGAATACTGCTTCGACCAGCACAAGGGCTACGGCACCGCGCTGCACCTCGAGCGCCTGCGCGCGCATGGCCCGTCGCCGGTGCACCGCCGCTCGTTCGCACCGGTGCGCGCGCTGCTGGAGGTGAGCCTGTGA